A part of Diprion similis isolate iyDipSimi1 chromosome 12, iyDipSimi1.1, whole genome shotgun sequence genomic DNA contains:
- the LOC124413685 gene encoding uncharacterized protein LOC124413685 codes for MNTPNRDFLRRPDGVRRRSARQALAVIPDMAGLAVSPGEVITLDANAIDNLANSRPGFDSWSPAPSPDELVIQKRGRRRKTIVWSPDVEARKRDSLFSLSSRDRTPVKSPTKSNIMLRSTPRKRLMLGDSNEQQLSTPEKQIKVPAESCNVASTILECEIRSRRHVTTLVNDLLKGLSNEQLVKIIMNLISMQEGGSLSSDGPLREVILKQIPMVDIKPLEERLKSLRTNIHASLSSDTDAMNYSDVTVHLDAYQATLVNQGKLLVESQHWISVMEYIFSAWAISKEIPNWEHNGLKNVSRSCFKALACFCAAALQRGKFQPQRLEIYMNQLERMSADCEDLRLCLQVAKDKVLSNAEK; via the exons ATGAATACACCAAATAGAGATTTTCTCCGAAGACCGGACGGTGTTCGTAGGCGATCAGCCCGTCAAGCACTGGCGGTAATACCAGACATGGCAGGGCTCGCTGTCTCACCAG GTGAAGTGATCACCTTGGATGCAAATGCAATAGATAATCTTGCTAACAGTAGACCTGGATTTGACTCTTGGAGTCCGGCACCTAGCCCAGATGAACTTGTTATTCAAAAACGTGGTCGGCGTCGGAAAACTATCGTTTGGTCCCCAGATGTGGAAGCGCGAAAGCGAGACAGTCTTTTTAG CTTGAGCTCCAGAGATCGCACCCCAGTAAAAAGTCCAACTAAGTCTAATATCATGTTGAGGAGTACACCAAGAAAAAGACTCATGCTGGGTGATAGCAATGAGCAGCAACTCAGCACCCcggaaaaacaaataaaggtTCCCGCCGAATCTTGTAATGTTGCATCGACAATATTGGAATGTGAGATTCGCAGCAGGCGGCATGTTACTACCTTGGTGAATGATCTGTTGAAGGGACTCAGTAATGAACAATTAGTGAAAATCATAATGAATCTTATATCAATGCAAGAGGGTGGATCATTATCATCTGACGGACCTCTGCGAGAAGTGATTTTAAAACAAATCCCAATGGTAGATATTAAACCTTTAGAAGAGAGATTGAAAAGCCTAAGAACAAACATTCATGCAAGTTTATCATCAGACACAGATGCGATGAACTACAGTGATGTTACGGTTCATCTCGATGCGTATCAG GCTACCCTGGTAAATCAAGGTAAGCTCCTTGTCGAGTCTCAGCACTGGATCTCTGTTatggaatatatattttctgctTGGGCTATATCTAAAGAAATTCCAAATTGGGAACATAATGGATTGAAAAACGTCAGTCGAAGCTGCTTCAAAGCTTTGGCGTGCTTTTGTGCTGCAGCCTTACAGCGAGGAAAGTTTCAGCCTCAGAGACTGGAAATTTACATGAACCA ACTCGAAAGAATGTCGGCAGATTGTGAAGATCTACGACTCTGCCTTCAAGTGGCTAAAGACAAGGTTCTTTCCAATGCGGAAAAATGA